From Candidatus Manganitrophus morganii, the proteins below share one genomic window:
- a CDS encoding GNAT family N-acetyltransferase, with protein sequence MPWTPPVLKTERLSLAGPDDAVQPVFVSDGRDAAAQALPGLPSNWKIYLKESEEPIGTIGYIGWDRETRLAEVGFILMNIHTGRGYMTEACRAVVDFGFEGMGLAIVEAKSLPNNIASIRVLEKVGMKREARIQGRLSSKGPPVDLDLFRIKKEAWSSGISFR encoded by the coding sequence ATGCCCTGGACCCCCCCTGTTTTGAAAACGGAACGGCTCTCTCTCGCCGGCCCGGACGATGCGGTTCAACCGGTTTTCGTTTCGGACGGCCGCGACGCCGCCGCGCAAGCATTGCCCGGCCTTCCCAGCAACTGGAAGATCTATCTGAAAGAGAGCGAAGAGCCGATCGGGACGATCGGCTATATCGGATGGGACCGTGAGACGCGTCTGGCGGAGGTCGGATTTATCCTGATGAACATCCATACCGGCCGCGGCTATATGACCGAGGCCTGCCGGGCCGTCGTCGATTTCGGCTTCGAGGGGATGGGCCTGGCGATCGTGGAGGCCAAATCGCTCCCGAACAACATCGCATCGATCCGCGTTCTTGAAAAGGTGGGGATGAAACGGGAGGCGCGGATTCAAGGACGGCTTTCTTCGAAGGGTCCGCCGGTCGATCTCGATCTCTTTCGAATCAAGAAAGAGGCGTGGTCAAGCGGGATAAGTTTTCGATGA
- a CDS encoding HAD-IIA family hydrolase yields MNRLLDRFDHFLIDLDGVVYLGDQPTSCAAETFTALNDAGKRRLFITNDPRHTADGYATKLARLGIPADPAEFLTSGRAAALYLQREGKTGRPIFVVGSDGLRSEIEAVGGHVLKGNEGVAAEIVVVGGHEHFSYQELKIATLAIQRGAAFIATNRDANFPMPDGLWPGTGPIVAAIEVATGITPVVVGKPEKLIFEIALDLFPPGGRCAIVGDRLDSDILGGQRAGLATILVLSGCTTAAMAERGAIRPDYVIENLSRLTTPLS; encoded by the coding sequence ATGAACCGCCTTCTCGACCGGTTTGACCATTTTCTGATCGATCTCGACGGCGTCGTCTACCTCGGCGATCAGCCGACCTCCTGCGCCGCGGAGACGTTCACCGCTTTAAATGACGCGGGAAAACGCCGTCTCTTCATTACCAACGATCCCCGCCACACCGCCGACGGATATGCGACGAAGCTGGCCCGCCTCGGCATCCCCGCCGACCCGGCGGAGTTCCTCACCTCCGGACGCGCCGCCGCCCTCTACCTCCAGAGGGAAGGAAAAACCGGCCGGCCGATTTTCGTCGTCGGAAGCGATGGGCTCCGCTCCGAAATCGAGGCGGTCGGGGGACATGTCTTGAAAGGGAATGAGGGGGTGGCGGCGGAGATCGTCGTCGTCGGGGGACATGAGCACTTTTCATATCAGGAGCTGAAGATCGCGACCCTTGCGATCCAGCGGGGGGCGGCCTTTATTGCGACGAACCGGGATGCCAACTTCCCGATGCCCGACGGTCTCTGGCCCGGGACCGGTCCGATCGTCGCCGCCATCGAGGTGGCGACCGGGATCACACCGGTTGTGGTCGGAAAGCCCGAAAAGTTAATCTTCGAGATCGCGCTCGATCTCTTTCCACCCGGCGGCCGCTGCGCCATCGTCGGCGACCGGCTCGACTCCGACATCCTCGGCGGGCAGCGGGCGGGGCTCGCCACGATCTTGGTCCTCTCCGGCTGCACAACGGCGGCGATGGCCGAGCGGGGCGCGATCCGTCCCGATTACGTCATCGAAAACTTATCCCGCTTGACCACGCCTCTTTCTTGA